A window from Salminus brasiliensis chromosome 7, fSalBra1.hap2, whole genome shotgun sequence encodes these proteins:
- the LOC140560356 gene encoding inhibin beta B chain, producing MLSISLPDLPLAGDRTHHGGTVSALFSALLLLSALLLFQGLGGASAACTTCSAGSLDESALIEAAKRQILNKLHLRERPNITHTVPRAALATALRKLHAGRVRPDGTIELENGGASARLNDQAYEIVSFADMDDLDSSGIDPSLSFQFLQERGQSVQVLQSSLWLYVRPADGLRPAARVSAQVYLSGTEEAGNRTLLLQRNVEVARGGWHTFPVTSTLQAFLDGGQRRLRLEVHCEDGGQNLCSRRGADTSQQPFLVAQVRLREDESKHALSKRSLRCGDDVSVCCKKDFYIKFRDIQWQDWIIAPEGYHMNYCMGQCPQHLAGSPGIASSFHATVFSQLKANGIHTAVSSCCVPIQRRPLSMVYFNSQHSIVKTDVPDMIVESCGCT from the exons ATGCTCTCCATATCGCTCCCGGACCTGCCTCTCGCCGGGGACCGGACACACCACGGCGGCACGGTGTCCGCGCTCTTCTCCGCGCTGCTGTTGCTCAGCGCGCTCTTGCTTTTCCAGGGGCTCGGGGGGGCGTCCGCCGCGTGCACAACGTGCTCCGCAGGCAGTTTGGACGAGAGCGCCCTCATCGAGGCGGCCAAGAGGCAGATCCTGAACAAGCTGCACCTGCGCGAGAGACCCAACATCACCCACACCGTGCCACGCGCCGCGCTCGCCACCGCGCTGCGCAAACTGCACGCGGGACGCGTGCGTCCGGACGGCACCATCGAGCTGGAGAACGGCGGGGCCAGCGCGCGCCTGAACGACCAAGCGTACGAGATCGTCAGCTTTGCAGACATGG ACGACTTGGACTCCAGTGGCATTGACCCCAGCCTGTCCTTCCAGTTCCTTCAAGAGCGTGGTCAGAGCGTGCAGGTGCTGCAGTCCTCGCTGTGGCTGTACGTGCGTCCAGCAGATGGCCTGCGTCCCGCCGCCCGCGTCTCTGCCCAGGTCTACCTGTCCGGCACGGAAGAGGCTGGCAACCGCACGCTGCTCCTCCAACGAAACGTAGAGGTGGCGCGAGGCGGCTGGCACACCTTCCCTGTCACCAGCACCCTGCAGGCCTTCCTGGATGGCGGGCAGCGGCGCCTGCGGCTGGAAGTGCACTGCGAAGACGGGGGCCAGAACCTGTGCAGCCGGCGTGGCGCAGACACCTCGCAGCAGCCCTTCCTGGTGGCGCAGGTACGTCTCCGCGAAGATGAGTCCAAGCACGCCCTGAGCAAGCGCTCGCTGCGCTGCGGCGACGACGTCAGCGTGTGCTGCAAGAAGGACTTCTACATCAAGTTCCGGGACATCCAGTGGCAGGACTGGATCATCGCGCCCGAGGGCTACCACATGAACTACTGCATGGGCCAGTGTCCGCAGCACCTGGCCGGCTCGCCGGGCATCGCCTCCTCCTTCCACGCCACCGTCTTCAGCCAGCTGAAGGCTAACGGCATCCACACGGCCGTCTCGTCGTGCTGCGTGCCCATTCAGAGACGCCCGCTCTCCATGGTGTACTTCAACTCGCAGCACAGCATCGTAAAGACCGACGTCCCAGACATGATCGTAGAGTCCTGCGGGTGCACGTAA